Genomic segment of Arachis hypogaea cultivar Tifrunner chromosome 16, arahy.Tifrunner.gnm2.J5K5, whole genome shotgun sequence:
GAGTGAAAAACGATGAGCTCTTCATGAGATTGCATACGAGAAAATAATCGCGAAGTGGTTTACTTAATAGTTCCTTGTATTCGTAGAGTTACGTagtttgttcttatttttattgcgtATTACTGGTATGTGATGTAGTCTGTTTTATTCATTTCTGATGTAACtttttaaattagtcaatattattgtgCCGTTATTGTTCATGAAAGTGACCGTTAAGTAGctgttgcaaaactagccgttaagtAGCCATTGCAAAACTATCCGTTAAGTAGCCATTATAAAACTAGCCATTGAGAAGTAGGTACTTGTTGCAGACATacttataaatatcaactatcaaTGACTCTGCAACTCCATTTCAACTCTTGTTTCTCACCTCGAAAGAGTACTAAAAATTACATTTCAATATGGGtagaaattttgatgatatgtttaatgaggctTTCTATAGCAAAAGAAGACGACAAGATAACACACTCATAGATAATTGGATCGATGAGTGTTTATTCgaagattcagaagaagaagatatcgatAGAAACTCTATCCCAACTACTCATAGATGGATCAACAGAGATCGAGAAGCAGGACATGATCGCCTTTTCCAAGATTACTTTGCAGATGAACCAGTGTATAATGCTGACATTTTTCGACAGAGATTTCGAATGAGAAGACATGTGTTCCTTCGGATAGTAGACGCTCTCTCAAACGTCTATTCGTATTTCTAACAGAGGGTTAatgcaactggaagaagaggcttgTCACCACTCCAAAAATGTACCGCTACGATACGGATGTTAGCATATGGTGTAGCAGCTGAtgctgttgatgattatgtgtgcATAGGCGAGAGCACTACAATTGAATGCTTGGAAAAATTTATTGAAGGTGTCATTTCGGTGTTCGAGGATGAATATTTGCGAAAACCAAATCCAAATGATGTACGACACCTGCTATAAATGGCGGAGGGTCGTGGCTTTCCTGGCATGTTGGgtagcattgactgcatgcattggcaatggaaaaattgtccaaaggcgtggaaaggtacatgagtggttatcgtGGGGTTGTAACCATAGTACTTGAGGTTGTAGCATCTTCAGACCTTTGGATATGGCATGCGTTCTTTGGAGTTTCTAGTTCAAATAACGATATCAATGTGTTAGATCGTTCACCAGTGTTCGATGATATTCTAAATGACCGTGCTCCGGaggtaaattatactattaatggtaataattatactaTGAGATACTATTTAGCAGATGGTATTTATCCTAAATGGAccacatttgtcaaatcaatctcaaagtCACAAGTGGAGAAACGCAAGTTATTTACACAATaccaagaagggcaaagaaaAGATGTGGAGTGAGCATTCGGAGTGTTGCAAGCACGCTTTGCAATTACACGTGGTCCAGCTCGCTTTTGGGAAAAGAAGAAGTTTGCCaacataatgagagcttgtattatattgcataatataattgttgaggatgaaagagacactTATACAGAAAATTTTGCTCAAGGCTTAGAGTATGATGATGTCGAAAATGACTTATCACAACCTTAAttgggagaggaagattttgtaccataccatcaatttctccaaagaaatgcctaacttcgaaataggcagcagcatagacaactgaaagaggacttgattgaacacatatggcaatttcacaatgcttTTCGTCAACTATAGAACTtaattatatatttctttaatttatattaagtaattttacaaattagtgtaatctcgaattatatattgtgtattattgttatgtatgaatttatttaatattaatatcttttaatagtgaattatttttaaatttataaatttaaaatattattgaaaaaattaattacattaattttaagtattttaattaattaattaattaagtaggaCCACAATGGGGACTAAAGTTAATTCCTTctaatgaagaagagagagatgctttgagtttcTATTTATTGTTTATAATGCAAAAATTAATGTggagttattttttataacaGATGAATCATAAATAGGGATTGTGATGAGTTCCTGCTAGAGATAGTCTTAACAATAAGGTAGAATATGCATGCATTGAAATAGGTTTTAACTACAGGAAATGTTAACAATTTGTCGATGAAATCATGTGGTAACAAAATtgattcattttcttttgattttttttttctttttagggtATTGATTATTTAGTTTCTTTTTGGGTCAAAATAAATAATAGGGTAAAACACACAATTAAACCAAACTCAACTCAATATTACACAATTCACCCAAATGAAAAAATGTTACATAAATCTCTACttctctatataaatcgaatgagCTAGCCTAGATTTAGCTTTCTATGTAAATTTAATAAGTCTGTTTCGATTTATGCCCTGTCCTAGTAAATCTAAACAGGGTGATTAGATTTACTAGGacagcatgcatgcatgcataaatcaAAACAGGCTGATTAGATTTATAATatgtaatttgaaaaaaataattaaaatactatatCGACAAAATTaggctatttttttatatatctcatctatattttaaatcttaaattaataACTTTTTCATGTTTATTTCTACTGAACTTTTTAAAATAGATGGTTTCAAATAACAATAGAGATAGACGGTTAATTTTAAATTACTAGCGTACACataaaaaatcattaatttttagaaaaacagaTAAATTTacgtaaaaataataatttaaagctGTCCATTTAAAACCAGCAAATTATATTTCTAGAAATCaacacatttaaatttttaattatatatgttcatcaaataaaatttatcaaaatttttaatttttttataattttttattctcttggaatgctaaactttttttttt
This window contains:
- the LOC140180220 gene encoding uncharacterized protein; protein product: MSGYRGVVTIVLEVVASSDLWIWHAFFGVSSSNNDINVLDRSPVFDDILNDRAPEVNYTINGNNYTMRYYLADGIYPKWTTFVKSISKSQVEKRKLFTQYQEGQRKDVE